Proteins found in one Brachyspira murdochii DSM 12563 genomic segment:
- a CDS encoding VWA domain-containing protein: MKQFDNNSYRNEIKKTESMARGVFYGSFENINEKRLEEELEVKITKWKKDLNTFTNENNPYDENKTELEISLKKLKVLKNKNIKTTKEDIINDLNSFSILSDDSSVEFWKDKLHNSDSLNINLNIIKNNILSSWQKTYNKKNNEWLVSTVKERRDKFISDIESWISLIKKLRYMSNILRIKTGVLWDFRVGELEENDISLLNRWVEFINKYKKEIETICDSIGKRVDIEKALKNIEFKNTYSYTNKKISSKEEIVGIYFAKDIENVVPEELSLLCDEDSEKLFKLKYIENRLMCFDKSAYVFNENDFDIVKAGYKEGKGDMIICIDTSGSMKGTSEYIAKAIMFKMVMQALSENRNAYLINFSTEIYTCRFTKNNGIEDLIKFLKLSYHGGSDIYKALYEANRVMNTSSFKNADVLVLSDFIMEDMPDNLVKICSNQRNNGNKFFAVSIGKFPFGYSYKKVFNRHWIFDIDSGIKEIC, encoded by the coding sequence ATGAAACAATTTGATAATAATTCATACAGAAACGAAATAAAAAAAACTGAAAGTATGGCAAGAGGAGTTTTTTACGGCTCTTTTGAAAACATAAATGAAAAAAGACTTGAGGAAGAGCTTGAAGTAAAAATAACAAAATGGAAAAAAGATTTAAATACTTTTACCAACGAAAATAATCCTTATGATGAAAATAAAACAGAATTAGAAATATCATTAAAAAAATTAAAAGTCTTAAAAAATAAAAATATAAAAACTACAAAAGAAGATATCATAAATGATTTAAATAGTTTTAGTATTTTATCAGATGATAGCAGTGTAGAGTTTTGGAAAGATAAGCTGCATAATTCCGATAGTTTGAATATTAATTTAAACATCATAAAAAATAATATTTTATCTTCATGGCAGAAAACTTATAATAAAAAAAATAATGAATGGCTTGTTTCTACTGTAAAAGAAAGAAGAGATAAATTTATTTCAGATATAGAATCTTGGATTAGTTTGATTAAAAAATTAAGATACATGTCAAATATATTAAGGATTAAAACAGGAGTATTATGGGATTTTAGAGTAGGGGAGCTTGAAGAAAATGATATATCTTTATTAAACAGATGGGTTGAGTTTATAAATAAATATAAAAAAGAAATAGAAACTATATGCGATAGTATTGGAAAGAGAGTTGATATTGAAAAGGCTTTAAAAAATATAGAGTTTAAAAATACTTATAGTTATACAAATAAAAAGATAAGCTCTAAAGAAGAGATAGTTGGTATATATTTTGCTAAAGATATAGAAAATGTAGTTCCGGAAGAGCTTTCACTTTTATGCGATGAAGATAGTGAAAAATTGTTCAAATTAAAATATATAGAAAATAGGCTTATGTGTTTTGATAAGAGTGCCTATGTATTTAATGAAAATGATTTTGACATTGTTAAAGCTGGGTATAAAGAAGGCAAAGGCGATATGATTATATGCATAGATACAAGCGGCTCTATGAAAGGAACTAGCGAGTACATTGCTAAAGCTATAATGTTTAAAATGGTAATGCAGGCTTTATCGGAAAATAGAAATGCTTATCTTATAAACTTTAGCACTGAAATATATACTTGCAGATTTACTAAAAATAATGGTATTGAAGATTTAATAAAGTTTTTAAAATTAAGCTATCATGGAGGCTCTGATATATATAAAGCTCTTTATGAGGCAAACAGAGTTATGAATACATCTTCTTTCAAAAATGCTGATGTATTAGTATTATCCGATTTTATTATGGAAGATATGCCGGACAATTTAGTAAAAATATGCTCAAATCAAAGAAATAATGGAAACAAATTTTTTGCTGTATCTATTGGTAAGTTTCCGTTTGGTTATTCCTATAAAAAAGTATTTAATAGGCACTGGATATTTGATATAGACAGCGGCATAAAAGAGATTTGTTAA
- the murI gene encoding glutamate racemase, protein MNINSSISSMPIAVFDSGFGGLTVLKQLLQLLPNENYIYLGDNINIPYGDKSEEEIINLTSKMVEFLISKKCKIIIIACNTISACAYNILKQKYDIPIIEVISNGVADALNKTKNNNISVMATEFTVHSNVYKNKINKHNKESKITQISCKELCPMIENDWYSYDNRLDVLKNYLKNIDDKSDTLILACTHYPHIIDDIKKTLEYNVKNSIKNIIDPAYHTSMSVKEYLEKNNLINTDKTNDITIYTTASVEKEEKIINIFMPKDRKYKLEQIKL, encoded by the coding sequence ATGAACATCAATTCATCTATCTCGAGTATGCCTATAGCTGTTTTTGATTCGGGATTCGGAGGATTAACTGTATTAAAACAATTATTACAATTGCTGCCTAATGAAAATTATATATATTTGGGAGATAATATTAATATACCATACGGAGATAAGTCAGAAGAAGAAATTATTAATCTTACATCAAAGATGGTAGAATTCTTAATAAGCAAAAAATGCAAGATAATTATAATAGCATGCAATACTATATCAGCTTGTGCATATAACATATTAAAACAAAAATATGATATTCCAATTATAGAAGTAATATCAAATGGTGTAGCTGATGCATTAAATAAAACAAAAAATAACAATATATCTGTAATGGCGACAGAGTTTACAGTTCATTCTAATGTGTATAAGAATAAAATAAATAAACATAATAAAGAAAGCAAAATTACTCAAATATCTTGCAAAGAATTATGCCCTATGATAGAAAATGATTGGTACAGCTATGATAACAGATTAGATGTACTTAAAAACTATTTAAAAAATATAGATGACAAATCTGATACTTTGATACTTGCCTGCACTCATTATCCGCATATAATTGACGACATAAAAAAAACTTTGGAATATAATGTAAAAAACTCCATAAAAAATATTATAGACCCTGCATATCATACTTCTATGTCAGTAAAAGAATATTTGGAAAAAAACAATTTAATAAATACAGATAAAACTAATGATATAACAATATATACAACAGCATCAGTAGAGAAAGAAGAAAAGATTATAAATATATTCATGCCTAAAGATAGAAAATACAAGTTAGAACAAATAAAATTATAA
- a CDS encoding OadG family protein, giving the protein MNSSIMEALQIMVIGMGVVVLFLIILVFVMKFVSAVVAQVDKLMPPPQEDSSSSPAPVQTVNNDKMVAIAIALAHVHSNKSK; this is encoded by the coding sequence ATGAACAGTAGTATCATGGAAGCTCTACAAATAATGGTCATAGGTATGGGCGTTGTTGTATTGTTTTTGATTATATTAGTTTTCGTTATGAAATTTGTTAGTGCTGTAGTAGCTCAGGTGGATAAGTTAATGCCTCCGCCTCAAGAGGATTCTTCATCTTCTCCGGCACCAGTTCAAACAGTAAATAATGATAAAATGGTTGCTATAGCTATAGCTTTGGCACATGTTCACAGCAATAAATCTAAGTAA
- a CDS encoding biotin/lipoyl-containing protein — MAKKEVKFMLTAFRDGFQSVYGARVLSKDFMPAVEAFVKAGVTYFESGGGATFQSAFFYNQENAFDVMDTFRKTVGPDVNLQTLARGVNVVGLESQPREMIKMHAQLFKKHGVTTIRNFDALNDVNNLIFSGKCIKEAGLKHQVCVSMMALPPGCEGAHDAAFYAKVLKQIKDNVEFDSVCFKDASGTTTPQVVYDTVKEARKLLGSDMHIQVHSHETAGIGAVQYRAALDAGCDCIDLSAAPVSGGTCQTDLIVMWHALRGTEYELNIDIDKIREAEEVFKDCMKDYFLPPESRTVEPMIPFAPMPGGALTANTQMMRDINVMNRFPEVIKAMTEVVKKGGFGTSVTPVSQFYFQQAFNNVMQGNWKKIADGYGKMVLGYFGKTPSTPDPEIVKIASEQLGLQPTTELAMDIDDKNPKKGRKAAEQALKDAGITDLSDENVFIAAACKEKGIQFLKGEAKLGIRKNAPNASSSAGASQAASNEVTVTVGGSSYGIKIENGKAIVDGVSYDYTIKDGIVAGASQAAASASSGSATPVTAGLPGTVVKIVAPVGTQVQDGSTVLIVEAMKMEVEIKSSANGVVKEVKVKPGDAVVAGQELAIVG, encoded by the coding sequence ATGGCTAAAAAAGAAGTAAAATTTATGCTAACAGCATTCAGAGATGGTTTTCAGTCCGTTTATGGTGCTAGGGTATTATCTAAGGATTTTATGCCTGCAGTAGAGGCTTTTGTTAAAGCAGGCGTTACATATTTTGAATCAGGCGGCGGGGCAACTTTCCAAAGTGCTTTTTTCTACAATCAGGAAAATGCTTTTGATGTAATGGACACTTTCAGAAAAACAGTAGGTCCTGATGTAAACTTACAAACATTGGCAAGAGGCGTAAATGTAGTTGGTTTGGAATCTCAGCCTAGAGAAATGATAAAAATGCATGCACAGTTATTCAAAAAACATGGTGTTACAACTATTAGAAACTTTGACGCTTTAAACGATGTTAATAACCTTATTTTCAGCGGTAAATGTATTAAAGAAGCAGGACTTAAACACCAAGTATGCGTTAGTATGATGGCTTTGCCTCCGGGATGCGAAGGTGCACATGATGCTGCTTTTTATGCAAAAGTATTAAAACAAATTAAAGACAATGTTGAATTTGATTCAGTATGTTTTAAAGATGCTTCAGGTACTACTACTCCTCAAGTTGTTTATGATACAGTTAAAGAGGCTAGAAAACTTTTAGGTTCTGATATGCATATACAAGTTCACAGCCATGAAACTGCTGGTATAGGTGCTGTTCAGTACAGAGCTGCTTTAGATGCAGGTTGTGATTGTATAGACCTTTCAGCTGCTCCAGTATCAGGCGGTACTTGTCAGACAGACTTAATAGTTATGTGGCATGCTTTAAGAGGAACTGAATATGAATTAAATATCGATATAGATAAAATTAGAGAAGCTGAAGAAGTATTTAAAGACTGCATGAAAGATTACTTCTTACCTCCGGAAAGCAGAACAGTAGAGCCTATGATTCCATTTGCTCCAATGCCGGGCGGTGCTTTAACTGCTAATACTCAGATGATGAGAGATATTAATGTAATGAACAGATTCCCAGAAGTTATAAAAGCTATGACTGAAGTGGTAAAAAAAGGCGGTTTTGGTACTTCTGTAACTCCAGTATCTCAATTCTATTTCCAACAGGCATTTAATAATGTAATGCAGGGCAATTGGAAAAAAATAGCTGACGGATACGGTAAAATGGTATTAGGCTATTTTGGTAAAACCCCTTCTACTCCAGACCCGGAAATAGTAAAAATAGCAAGCGAACAATTAGGTTTACAGCCTACAACTGAACTTGCTATGGATATAGATGATAAAAACCCTAAAAAAGGAAGAAAAGCTGCTGAACAGGCTTTGAAAGATGCCGGTATAACAGATCTTTCAGATGAAAATGTATTTATAGCTGCTGCTTGTAAAGAAAAAGGTATACAGTTCCTTAAAGGCGAAGCTAAACTCGGTATTAGAAAAAATGCTCCTAATGCTTCTTCTTCTGCTGGTGCTTCTCAAGCTGCAAGCAATGAAGTTACAGTTACTGTAGGCGGTTCAAGCTATGGAATAAAAATAGAAAATGGAAAAGCTATAGTTGACGGAGTAAGCTATGACTATACTATCAAAGATGGTATAGTTGCTGGTGCTTCTCAGGCTGCTGCTTCTGCTTCTTCAGGTTCTGCTACTCCAGTTACAGCTGGTTTACCTGGTACAGTTGTAAAAATAGTAGCTCCAGTAGGAACACAAGTTCAGGACGGTTCTACAGTATTAATAGTAGAAGCTATGAAAATGGAAGTAGAAATAAAATCTTCTGCTAATGGTGTTGTTAAAGAAGTTAAAGTTAAACCAGGAGACGCTGTAGTTGCTGGTCAGGAATTGGCTATTGTAGGCTAA
- a CDS encoding sodium ion-translocating decarboxylase subunit beta — protein sequence MRKIFLVFALVFMTASMVLAQESTQKPLNIKDSLISLARNTAFGGLFPRSEQEIAEAQAKAESSKQEKYQTKLNDIKVKSVPLWQNLIMICVGLVLVYLAIAKGFEPLLLIPIGMGGILANIPIANIAALPVVEVMNGIPVTLSSGGFLGQIYTFGIESGLFPLFIFIGVGAMTDFGPLIANPKTALLGAAAQIGIFGTLLGAMILSAYVPVISFTLKDAASIGIIGGADGPTAIFTASRLSPSLLGAIAVAAYSYMALVPIIQPPIMKWLTTEKERKIEMKQLRPVSKREKIIFPLSVIILVALLLPDAAPLIGAVMFGNLLKESGVTDRLSKTAQNELINIVTIMLGLSVGSKLAADKFLRFETLGILVLGLVAFSMGTAGGVLLAKLMNLFSKDKINPLIGAAGVSAVPMAARVANKVGQEANPHNFLLMHAMGPNVSGVIGSAVAAGVLLAILG from the coding sequence ATGAGAAAAATATTTTTAGTATTTGCACTTGTCTTTATGACTGCATCAATGGTGCTTGCTCAGGAAAGTACTCAGAAACCTCTTAATATAAAAGATTCGCTTATTTCTTTGGCTAGAAATACTGCTTTCGGAGGTCTTTTCCCTAGAAGCGAACAGGAAATAGCAGAAGCTCAGGCTAAAGCTGAAAGCAGCAAACAAGAAAAATATCAGACTAAATTAAATGATATTAAAGTTAAATCTGTTCCTCTATGGCAGAATCTTATAATGATTTGTGTAGGACTAGTTTTAGTTTATCTTGCTATAGCTAAAGGATTTGAACCATTACTTCTTATTCCTATAGGTATGGGCGGTATTTTGGCTAATATTCCTATTGCTAATATTGCGGCACTTCCTGTAGTTGAAGTTATGAACGGCATACCAGTAACTTTAAGCAGCGGAGGTTTTTTGGGTCAGATATACACTTTTGGTATTGAATCTGGATTGTTCCCATTATTCATATTTATAGGTGTTGGTGCTATGACAGATTTCGGACCTCTTATTGCTAACCCTAAAACTGCATTATTAGGTGCTGCTGCTCAGATAGGTATATTCGGAACTTTGCTTGGTGCTATGATATTATCAGCTTATGTTCCAGTAATTTCTTTCACTTTGAAAGATGCTGCTTCTATAGGTATTATAGGCGGTGCTGACGGTCCTACTGCTATATTTACAGCTTCAAGACTTTCACCTTCTTTATTGGGTGCTATTGCTGTTGCTGCTTATTCATATATGGCTTTGGTTCCTATTATTCAGCCTCCTATTATGAAATGGCTTACTACTGAAAAAGAAAGAAAAATTGAAATGAAACAGTTACGTCCTGTAAGCAAAAGAGAAAAAATTATTTTCCCTCTTAGCGTTATAATACTTGTAGCTTTACTTTTACCTGATGCTGCTCCTCTTATTGGTGCTGTTATGTTTGGTAATTTGCTTAAAGAATCTGGTGTTACTGACAGACTTTCAAAAACTGCTCAGAATGAATTAATAAACATTGTTACAATTATGTTAGGTTTATCAGTTGGAAGTAAATTAGCTGCTGATAAGTTCTTACGTTTTGAGACACTTGGTATATTGGTATTAGGTTTAGTAGCATTCTCTATGGGTACTGCAGGCGGTGTTCTTCTTGCTAAATTAATGAATTTATTCAGCAAAGATAAAATCAATCCGCTTATTGGTGCTGCCGGAGTATCTGCTGTTCCTATGGCTGCAAGAGTTGCTAACAAAGTAGGACAAGAGGCTAACCCTCATAACTTCTTACTTATGCATGCTATGGGACCAAACGTTTCTGGTGTAATTGGTTCTGCAGTTGCTGCTGGAGTGCTTTTGGCTATACTTGGTTAA
- a CDS encoding glycosyltransferase family 2 protein, with protein sequence MKISVIVPCYNEELVIEILYNRLINVLSNYNDYEIIFINDGSYDNTEYIINKYRKENNNIKLFSFSRNFGHQAAVSCGILNSSGDIAIIIDADLQDPPELIPSMIEEHINSKANVIYACRTSREGESFIKKITANLFYRLVNLLSDVKFPLDTGDFRLIDRNVINAYKQFKEKPKYIRGLISWMGFKQKPFLYNRKPREAGKTKYTYKKMFNLALTAVISFSTKPLRISLILGILSMVLGIILSLYVFIKYFFFNSDIIKGWSSIMITVIFMGGVQLLSLSVISEYLAKIYEQIKNRPEFIIKNNEDENYEK encoded by the coding sequence ATGAAAATAAGTGTAATAGTACCTTGTTATAATGAAGAGCTTGTTATAGAAATATTGTATAATAGATTGATTAATGTACTTTCTAATTATAATGATTATGAAATAATTTTTATAAATGATGGAAGTTATGATAATACAGAATATATAATCAATAAATACAGAAAAGAAAATAATAATATAAAGCTTTTTTCTTTTTCAAGAAACTTCGGTCATCAGGCTGCCGTAAGCTGCGGTATTCTTAATTCTTCAGGTGATATAGCTATAATAATAGATGCTGATTTACAAGATCCTCCAGAGCTTATACCTTCTATGATAGAAGAGCATATTAATTCAAAAGCTAATGTTATATATGCATGCAGAACTTCAAGAGAAGGGGAGAGTTTTATTAAAAAAATTACTGCTAATTTATTTTATAGATTAGTTAATTTATTATCGGATGTGAAATTTCCTCTTGATACAGGAGATTTTAGATTAATAGATAGAAATGTAATTAATGCATATAAACAATTTAAAGAAAAGCCCAAATATATACGCGGATTAATTAGCTGGATGGGATTCAAACAAAAACCATTTTTATATAATAGAAAACCTAGAGAAGCTGGTAAAACTAAGTATACATACAAAAAAATGTTTAATCTTGCTTTAACTGCTGTAATATCATTTTCTACAAAGCCTTTAAGAATATCTTTAATTTTAGGTATTTTATCTATGGTTTTGGGTATTATATTGTCTTTATATGTATTTATAAAATATTTCTTTTTTAATTCTGATATTATAAAAGGCTGGTCTTCTATAATGATAACTGTTATTTTTATGGGTGGGGTTCAGCTTTTAAGTTTATCTGTAATTTCTGAATATTTAGCAAAAATATATGAACAAATAAAAAACAGACCTGAGTTTATTATAAAAAATAATGAGGATGAAAATTATGAAAAATAG
- a CDS encoding glycosyltransferase family 39 protein: protein MKNSIKRFINIIIKNKIFLISFIFIILSYILRTILLTFTTLIDDEAHYALWTKHLPFGFFDHGGGIAFFMKLSMIIFGNTGFGVRFGSILFSILVSVFIYIFVSKEKDENAAVISVILFNTIPFFAGLSLIVTIDTPMFYFLLFSIMAYYKAIYSNKNYFYLAGFLFGFSLLSKEGAIFVGSSICFFILISNRRKEIFLYKEFYLSFIAATLVYLPFIIYNFQTDFTFIKYALDRQLQKPGSINRTLDFWGAQIGLYSPLFFILFCYLIIKTTLQFFNKKETENNFYFAFISLIPFIYIVQKSFKNKLEANWALFMYAGGLFLVSYYISKNWNKKYIRNLFLSNILLCNIAIFIIILQYFVPIIPIKGDPTDRYYKYNAIRYDLKEYYNLNMDKNIRMFALNYQIPSMINFYINPENEAVCLNWNTYHPTVFDFWYDDNNFIGDDLYYITTSPDTNLASKYFDSIEYITNFQSYRKQINGDKRYLDNYYIYLCRNYNGKKTDYIYKSEKIKF, encoded by the coding sequence ATGAAAAATAGTATTAAAAGATTTATAAATATAATAATAAAAAATAAAATTTTTCTCATTTCATTTATATTCATCATATTGTCTTATATATTAAGAACAATACTATTAACATTTACAACTTTAATAGATGATGAAGCTCATTATGCATTATGGACAAAGCATTTACCGTTCGGATTTTTTGACCATGGCGGGGGTATAGCATTTTTTATGAAACTAAGCATGATCATATTTGGAAATACTGGATTTGGTGTTAGGTTTGGAAGTATTTTATTTAGTATATTAGTATCTGTTTTTATTTATATATTTGTAAGTAAAGAAAAAGATGAAAACGCTGCTGTAATATCTGTTATACTCTTTAATACAATACCTTTTTTTGCCGGTCTTTCGCTTATTGTAACAATAGATACACCTATGTTTTATTTTTTACTTTTTTCTATAATGGCATATTATAAGGCTATATATTCAAATAAAAATTATTTTTATTTGGCCGGATTTTTATTTGGATTTAGTTTGCTTTCTAAAGAGGGTGCTATTTTTGTAGGTTCTTCAATATGTTTTTTTATATTAATTTCAAATAGAAGAAAAGAGATTTTTTTATACAAAGAGTTTTATTTATCATTTATAGCTGCCACTTTAGTTTATTTGCCTTTTATAATATATAATTTTCAAACGGATTTCACATTCATAAAATATGCATTAGACAGACAGCTGCAAAAGCCGGGAAGTATTAATAGAACTTTGGACTTTTGGGGGGCACAAATAGGTTTATACAGTCCTTTATTTTTTATATTATTTTGTTATTTGATTATAAAAACAACTTTGCAATTTTTTAATAAAAAAGAAACAGAAAATAATTTTTATTTTGCTTTTATATCTTTAATACCTTTTATTTATATAGTTCAAAAATCTTTCAAAAATAAATTGGAAGCTAATTGGGCTTTATTTATGTATGCGGGAGGTTTATTTTTAGTATCGTACTATATATCTAAAAACTGGAATAAAAAATATATAAGAAATCTTTTTCTTTCAAACATTTTACTTTGTAATATAGCTATTTTTATAATAATACTTCAATATTTTGTGCCTATTATACCAATAAAAGGAGACCCTACTGATAGATATTATAAATATAATGCTATAAGGTATGATTTAAAAGAATATTATAATTTAAATATGGATAAGAATATTAGAATGTTTGCATTAAATTATCAAATTCCTTCAATGATTAATTTTTATATAAATCCGGAAAATGAAGCAGTATGTTTAAATTGGAATACATATCACCCTACAGTATTTGATTTTTGGTATGATGATAATAACTTTATAGGAGATGATTTATATTATATAACTACTTCTCCTGATACAAATTTAGCTTCTAAGTATTTTGATAGTATTGAATATATAACAAACTTTCAATCATATAGAAAACAAATTAATGGAGATAAAAGGTATTTAGATAATTATTATATATATTTATGCAGAAATTATAATGGTAAAAAAACAGATTATATTTATAAAAGTGAAAAAATAAAGTTTTAG
- a CDS encoding DUF2156 domain-containing protein produces MLNFEPISLDKQELYHKYFSITPEQSADYTFMNLLGLKDIYMLEWAFTEKLVWIRQKSPYITYWAPVGDWFNTDFCNDMGPCEISGEAVIRIPKELALFWDKTTKIKVKESRDEWEYLYDFNELITLPGKKFHNKKNLYNQFIKNDFEYKPIDKTIVKDILDFEAKWEEEEKKNNDASQHNAEECEAFDSNKLLSHEVRAEADTIMIRTLLDNWDIISNIAGGAIYIDKKVVAYTIADLSMRDTIVVHSERGDRNYKGTYQAINRMFLENLKNYVIDYERFKFVNREQDVGDLGLRKAKLSYNPVCYVEKYKGFCAEF; encoded by the coding sequence ATGCTTAATTTTGAGCCTATTAGTTTAGATAAACAAGAACTTTATCATAAATATTTTTCTATAACACCAGAGCAGTCAGCAGATTATACATTTATGAATCTACTAGGACTTAAAGATATATATATGCTTGAGTGGGCATTTACAGAAAAGCTAGTTTGGATAAGACAGAAATCACCTTATATTACTTATTGGGCACCTGTAGGAGATTGGTTTAATACTGATTTCTGCAATGATATGGGACCTTGCGAAATATCAGGAGAAGCTGTTATAAGAATACCAAAGGAACTTGCTTTATTTTGGGATAAAACTACTAAAATAAAAGTAAAAGAAAGTAGAGATGAATGGGAATATTTATACGATTTTAATGAACTTATTACACTCCCCGGAAAAAAATTCCATAATAAAAAGAATCTTTATAATCAATTTATAAAAAATGATTTTGAGTACAAGCCTATAGATAAAACTATTGTAAAAGATATACTCGATTTTGAAGCCAAATGGGAAGAAGAAGAAAAGAAGAATAATGATGCATCTCAACACAATGCTGAAGAATGCGAAGCTTTCGACAGTAATAAATTATTATCACATGAAGTAAGAGCAGAAGCTGATACAATAATGATAAGAACTTTACTTGATAATTGGGATATTATAAGCAATATAGCAGGCGGTGCAATATATATTGATAAAAAAGTAGTAGCATATACAATAGCTGATTTGAGCATGAGAGATACAATAGTAGTTCATTCTGAAAGAGGGGATAGAAATTATAAAGGTACTTATCAGGCTATAAACAGGATGTTCTTAGAAAATTTAAAAAATTATGTAATCGATTATGAAAGATTTAAATTTGTTAATAGAGAGCAGGACGTAGGAGATTTGGGACTTAGAAAAGCAAAATTATCATACAATCCAGTATGTTATGTTGAAAAATATAAGGGATTTTGTGCAGAGTTTTAA
- a CDS encoding flavodoxin family protein, which yields MKKILILNGSPRINGNTAALIEEFIKGAKLNGNDIIKFDLDKMNIHGCKGCLKGGKDKESPCTQKDDMLKIYPHYKEADILVLASPMYYWAFSAQLKTAIDRLFAVTEI from the coding sequence ATGAAAAAAATATTAATATTAAACGGAAGTCCTAGAATAAACGGTAATACAGCAGCATTAATAGAAGAGTTTATTAAAGGAGCTAAACTTAATGGAAATGATATAATAAAATTTGATTTAGATAAAATGAATATACATGGCTGTAAAGGCTGTTTAAAAGGCGGAAAAGATAAAGAAAGTCCTTGCACACAAAAAGATGACATGCTAAAAATATATCCTCACTATAAAGAAGCTGATATATTAGTACTAGCTTCACCTATGTATTATTGGGCTTTTAGTGCCCAGCTAAAAACAGCAATAGACAGATTATTTGCAGTTACAGAAATATAG
- a CDS encoding winged helix-turn-helix transcriptional regulator, translating into MKKESLKEKYMEDTGFAYTMSLISGKYKMIILYILSELKVVRYNELKRIISAISHKTLSLTLKELEKDDLVIRKEYPQIPPKVEYSLSKRGKSLIPILDAICVWGEKNRK; encoded by the coding sequence ATGAAAAAAGAAAGTTTAAAAGAAAAATATATGGAAGATACAGGTTTTGCCTATACTATGTCATTGATATCTGGTAAGTATAAGATGATAATATTATATATATTGTCAGAATTAAAAGTTGTAAGGTATAATGAGTTAAAGAGAATAATATCAGCAATATCACATAAAACATTGAGTTTAACTTTAAAAGAGTTAGAAAAAGATGATTTAGTAATCAGAAAAGAATATCCCCAAATACCTCCTAAGGTAGAGTATAGTCTTTCAAAAAGAGGAAAATCTTTAATACCAATACTAGATGCTATATGTGTATGGGGGGAAAAAAATAGAAAGTAA
- a CDS encoding SRPBCC family protein gives MLLYLIPIFIILPLILMAIMIFLPTVIGKRIPPSFSKEKTQVFDIPRNELYHLLIDYENYPAWLKYISIVRVEKLEGNKLKIMQTYSNRRTYQELIEVRRIENSEISIVKTENEFTALWTYILEDAENGGTRMTIKETLYVYHPYLRFMLKYVLIDENGKNDFFRRVRNFINKNKNS, from the coding sequence ATGTTATTATATTTAATCCCAATCTTTATAATACTGCCGCTTATATTAATGGCAATTATGATATTTCTTCCAACTGTTATAGGAAAAAGAATACCGCCTTCTTTCTCAAAAGAAAAAACTCAGGTATTTGATATACCAAGAAATGAATTATATCATCTTCTTATAGACTATGAAAATTATCCTGCTTGGCTTAAATATATATCCATAGTACGTGTTGAAAAATTAGAAGGAAATAAACTAAAAATAATGCAGACTTATTCTAATAGAAGAACATATCAGGAATTAATAGAAGTAAGAAGAATAGAAAACAGCGAAATATCTATAGTAAAAACTGAAAATGAATTTACAGCTTTATGGACTTATATACTGGAAGATGCTGAAAATGGCGGAACTAGAATGACTATAAAAGAAACATTGTATGTATACCACCCATATTTAAGATTTATGTTAAAATATGTTCTTATAGATGAGAATGGTAAAAATGACTTTTTTAGAAGAGTAAGAAACTTTATCAATAAAAATAAAAACAGTTAA